The genomic stretch GTTTCCAATGTATGGACCGTTGGATTGAACAGGTATAACTATAGCAGTGCAACGGGGAGCTACGCAAAACCCTATGTTACCCCTACATATTCCTTTGGCCTATTCACGAATTTCTAAACAACTTTCAATGGAACCCAGATATTTCACCGCCCGTATATGTTTCGTATTGCTCATGGCATTCTGCTCATGTGGGGATTACCTTGATGTGGAACCAAAAGGGTATGTATTATTGAACACAACAAGGGATTACCATAACTGGTTAAATGATGTCGCATTGATGGAAGGCCCCTCTGAATTGAACCAATTAAACGATTTTATCGATAACCCGTCCATAGCGATGCCCCCTACCCAGATATACGACCTGGTATATATCTGGGCGAATCAATATGCTATTGATATACCGGCAAAAGCAGTTATTTGGGAAGACCATTATAACCGCATAAACGGCTTCAATACCGTCATTAATGGAGTCGATGGGGCGACCGGCAGCCCAGCAGAAAAGAACATGTTGAAAGCTGAGGCGCTTTTGGGAAGGGCTTTGGAGTATTTTTACCTAATGAACGAGTATGCCCCGATGTATGATGCCGAAAGCGCCAGAAACGATTTAGCCGTCCCATTTGTGGAATCCAATGATATTTCTGACCCCGTTCCCCAGCGGTCATCCGTTCAAGAGATTTTTGATCATATTATCGCTGATATTGAGGCCGCATTGCCCGACTTGCCTTCGGATAACAGTACAAATAGGTATCGTGGTTCTGTGGCTTCCGCCCATAGTGTCTTGGCCAGATTGTATTTCTATGCTGGTTTTTATACCGAGGCCCAAGAAAACGCTCGGCTTGCCATTGACGAGGGAAATGCCGCCATGATCGATTATAATGGTCCATTTCCTGATTTGCCCTTGTTCATTATGAGACCTGATGCCATTTATGCCAGATTCACGGAAAGTGCCGGTTTTATATGCTCATTGGACTATGTAAACAAGTTCGATCCGAATGACTTGAGATTCAGTCTACTTTTCGTGAACCAAGACAATGGAACTTATACGGAACGTGGGGCAACCCAATATTACCCAGCTATCATGGTTCCAACCTTGGCCCTCATCAATCTGGGCACATCCGTTCAGGAGATGAAATTGATCATTGCCGAAGCAGCCGCTCGAAACAATGATCTGGACGAAGCATTAAAACAGCTCAATGAAATACGTATCAATCGCTTTGCTCCCGAAAACTATGAGCCTTTGCAATCGACCGATCAAGATACGGTCCTTGAATGGGCCCTGAGGGAAAGGGAATTGGAACTCCCCTTTCAGGGAATGCGATGGTTTGATATGCGAAGGTTGGATAAGGAAAACCGTATGGAGACCGTTTATCGTTACGATGCCGAGGGCAATGTGATTGCTACCTTGCCCAAAAACAGCCC from Flagellimonas oceani encodes the following:
- a CDS encoding RagB/SusD family nutrient uptake outer membrane protein, with the protein product MEPRYFTARICFVLLMAFCSCGDYLDVEPKGYVLLNTTRDYHNWLNDVALMEGPSELNQLNDFIDNPSIAMPPTQIYDLVYIWANQYAIDIPAKAVIWEDHYNRINGFNTVINGVDGATGSPAEKNMLKAEALLGRALEYFYLMNEYAPMYDAESARNDLAVPFVESNDISDPVPQRSSVQEIFDHIIADIEAALPDLPSDNSTNRYRGSVASAHSVLARLYFYAGFYTEAQENARLAIDEGNAAMIDYNGPFPDLPLFIMRPDAIYARFTESAGFICSLDYVNKFDPNDLRFSLLFVNQDNGTYTERGATQYYPAIMVPTLALINLGTSVQEMKLIIAEAAARNNDLDEALKQLNEIRINRFAPENYEPLQSTDQDTVLEWALRERELELPFQGMRWFDMRRLDKENRMETVYRYDAEGNVIATLPKNSPKYTLQIPIQVMQYHPDWTQNPWE